One part of the Aspergillus luchuensis IFO 4308 DNA, chromosome 5, nearly complete sequence genome encodes these proteins:
- the pup3 gene encoding proteasome core particle subunit beta 3 (BUSCO:EOG09264G4X;~COG:O;~EggNog:ENOG410PHSV;~InterPro:IPR029055,IPR001353,IPR023333,IPR033811, IPR016050;~MEROPS:MER0001710;~PFAM:PF00227;~go_component: GO:0005839 - proteasome core complex [Evidence IEA];~go_component: GO:0019774 - proteasome core complex, beta-subunit complex [Evidence IEA];~go_function: GO:0004298 - threonine-type endopeptidase activity [Evidence IEA];~go_process: GO:0043161 - proteasome-mediated ubiquitin-dependent protein catabolic process [Evidence IEA];~go_process: GO:0051603 - proteolysis involved in cellular protein catabolic process [Evidence IEA]) codes for MSSPFDINGGACVAMVGKDCVAIACDLRLGMQALTVSNNFPKIFNYGPSTFLGLTGLATDVSTVSDLFRYKVNMYRLREERNIAPQTLANLVSSSLYEKRFGPFFVSPVIAGINSTTGKPFICGFDSIGCIDFAKDFIVSGTASEQLFGTCEGLWEPDLSPEDLFETISQALLSAVDRDALSGWGAQVYIIEKDKVTKRLLKGRQD; via the exons ATG aGTTCCCCTTTCGATATCA ATGGCGGTGCCTGCGTCGCCATGGTGGGCAAGGACTGCGTCGCAATCGCCTGTGATCTCCGGTTGGGTATGCAGGCCCTGACTGTCTCCAACAACTTCCCCAAGATCTTCAACTACGGCCCCTCTACCTTCCTCGGTCTGACTGGTCTGGCTACCGACGTGTCAACTGTGTCCGACCTTTTCCGGTACAAGGTCAACATGTACCGCCTCCGCGAGGAACGGAACATTGCCCCCCAGACTCTCGCCAACCTGGTCAGTTCGTCGTTATACGAGAAGCGGTTCGGACCTTTCTTCGTCAGCCCCGTCATTGCCGGAATCAACAGCACAACGGGGAAGCCTTTCATCTGCGGGTTTGACAGTATCGGGTGTATCGATTTTGCGAAGGACTTCATTGTTAGCGGAACTGCCAGTGAGCAGCTCTTTGGTACCTGCGAGGGTCTGTGGGAGCCGGACTTG TCTCCCGAGGACCTGTTCGAGACCATCTCGCAAGCCTTGCTCAGCGCCGTCGATCGAGACGCCCTTTCCGGTTGGGGTGCACAGGTGTATATCATAGAAAAGGACAAGGTCACCAAGCGCCTACTTAAGGGAAGGCAAGATTAG
- a CDS encoding putative UBX domain protein (COG:O;~EggNog:ENOG410PKFW;~InterPro:IPR029071,IPR001012,IPR021569;~PFAM:PF11470,PF00789;~go_function: GO:0005515 - protein binding [Evidence IEA]): MSSHVVVLDSTARRATIKTTPGKHLTDVLQEACTKLGVDASQHGLKYKGKELDLSLVFRLSGLTSGAKLELVQLSRSPSVVTVALQLPESEARGAPPNRRLLDKFPSTTTIWLVLRKFEAGVAGGASTRNLTGRSVPSGNEGAGRLYYETPVVQIMERELSSFTDLQKSLAQLGFNNGNVLLRLSFRRTEEPLEEAMVKIEDYFKPFDDVTPKAEEPPAPTEQPPQADTSNKEEEAQQQPASTSEAPSTTEQTLPTAPTSDAPAAEPTEVPTGFSRPITVFSPPSNTTPQSAQTNYNETDYIPSIEHAQAHQRRLNATSRPQRLPTDAEIAAKAAAEEERLAAVTQVDVKVRLPDQSQVVAKFGQEDTGKSLYDFVRNCLAAPFASEKFTITSSLPKTSSGGQPGRNIQNIIPDSDQQLLIKDLAMIGRVLVNFTWDANASPAARQSRELLKPELRTRAQELKVEQPKDEIDNSEVSRPKPTSTGDGARGEKRKPGGMPKWLKLPGKK, from the exons ATGAGCTCTCATGTCGTGGTTCTTGATTCAACAGCCCGACGAGCTACTATCAAGACGACACCTGGAAAGCATCTAACTGATGTTCTACAAGAAGCTTGTACAAAGCTAGGTGTGGATGCCAGCCAACATGGACTAAA ATACAAAGGTAAAGAGCTCGATCTTTCATTGGTATTTCGCCTCTCTGGGCTCACTTCCGGCGCAAAGCTGGAGTTGGTTCAGCTCTCCCGTTCGCCCTCCGTCGTCACCGTCGCTCTACAACTGCCTGAATCAGAAGCACGAGGGGCACCCCCAAACAGACGACTCTTGGATAAATTCCCCAGCACGACAACAATATGGCTAGTATTGCGCAAATTCGAGGCTGGGGTTGCTGGAGGTGCTTCAACCCGGAATCTGACTGGACGAAGTGTCCCTAGTGGCAATGAAGGCGCAGGAAGACTCTACTACGAAACCCCGGTCGTTCAGATTATGGAACGGGAACTGTCCTCGTTCACTGATCTGCAGAAGTCTTTGGCACAGCTGGGATTCAATAACGGGAATGTGCTACTGCGGCTGAGTTTTCGCCGTACAGAGGAACCCTTGGAGGAGGCTATGGTCAAGATTGAGGACTACTTCAAACCGTTCGACGACGTGACCCCCAAGGCCGAAGAGCCTCCTGCACCTACAGAGCAACCACCACAGGCCGATACATCCaacaaagaagaggaggcacAGCAACAGCCCGCATCTACATCCGAGGCACCTTCAACCACTGAACAAACCCTACCAACTGCTCCTACATCTGATGCGCCTGCTGCAGAACCCACCGAGGTACCAACTGGTTTCTCCCGCCCGATAACTGTgttctctcccccctccaacaccacacCTCAGTCCGCACAAACAAACTACAACGAGACCGActacatcccatccatcgaaCACGCACAGGCACATCAACGACGACTGAACGCAACCTCCCGACCCCAACGGCTCCCAACGGATGCCGAAATCGCCGCCaaggcagctgcagaagaggaacGACTCGCCGCAGTCACACAAGTAGATGTCAAAGTGCGCCTACCAGACCAAAGCCAGGTCGTGGCCAAGTTCGGACAGGAAGATACGGGCAAGTCACTCTACGACTTCGTTCGAAACTGTCTTGCCGCGCCATTTGCCAGCGAGAAATTCACCATtacatcctccctccccaagaCATCTAGCGGAGGACAGCCGGGGAGAAACATTCAAAACATTATCCCCGACTCAGACCAACAGCTGCTGATCAAGGATCTAGCCATGATCGGCCGTGTGCTGGTTAACTTCACCTGGGATGCGAACGCATCCCCGGCCGCCCGGCAAAGCCGGGAACTCTTAAAACCGGAACTGCGGACACGCGCGCAGGAACTCAAGGTCGAGCAGCCCAAGGACGAAATAGATAACTCAGAAGTTAGCAGGCCGAAGCCGACAAGCACCGGAGACGGGGCTCGTGGCGAGAAGCGGAAACCGGGCGGAATGCCTAAGTGGTTGAAGTTGCCGGGCAAGAAATGA
- the RPL36 gene encoding 60S ribosomal eL36 domain-containing protein (COG:J;~EggNog:ENOG410PPM7;~InterPro:IPR038097,IPR000509;~PFAM:PF01158;~go_component: GO:0005840 - ribosome [Evidence IEA];~go_function: GO:0003735 - structural constituent of ribosome [Evidence IEA];~go_process: GO:0006412 - translation [Evidence IEA]) gives MTKAGKPTLSPSARYALPQRPTKTQQSLSRFHPHRRPSTSTTPSSNLRRRQPAVVPTVVMAQERSGIVVGLNKGHKTTPLNTPKTRISRTKGQSSRRTAFVREIAREVVGLAPYERRIIELLRNTQDKRARKLAKKRLGTFGRGKRKVEDMQRVIAEARRTGAH, from the exons ATGACAAAGGCGGGCAAACCAACCCTAAGCCCTAGTGCTCGCTACGCACTGCCGCAACGGCCAACCAAAACCCAGCAAAGTCTATCGCGATTCCATCCGCACCGACGCCCCTCGACTTCGACAactcccagcagcaacctccGTCGTCGCCAACCCGCAGTCGTCCCAACCGTCGTGATGGCGCAAGAACGTTCCGGAATCGTGGTCGGTCTGAACAAGGGCCAC AAAaccacccccctcaacacccccaagACCCGGATCAGCCGTACCAAGGGCCAGTCTTCCCGCCGCACGGCCTTCGTTCGTGAGATCGCCCGCGAGGTTGTCGGTCTTGCCCCCTATGAGCGTCGTATCATCGAACTCCTGAGAAACACTCAGGACAAGCGCGCTCGTAAGCTCGCCAAGAAGAGA CTCGGTACCTTCGGCCGTGGCAAGAGAAAGGTCGAGGACATGCAGCGTGTCATCGCCGAGGCCCGCCGCACTGGCGCTCACTAA